In Phocoena phocoena chromosome 3, mPhoPho1.1, whole genome shotgun sequence, a single window of DNA contains:
- the LOC136120501 gene encoding LOW QUALITY PROTEIN: zinc finger protein 709-like (The sequence of the model RefSeq protein was modified relative to this genomic sequence to represent the inferred CDS: deleted 2 bases in 1 codon; substituted 2 bases at 2 genomic stop codons): MFXDPVAFEDVAVNFTLEEWALLGPSQKKLYRDVMRETLRNLASIGEKWEDRNTEDQYKNQGINLRSRTLRRCCESEEGSQCGENISLIPNLNLNKNSTAVKPWECSVCGKVLMSRSSFNRHVRSHTAPKPSRYQECGKKPYKCKVCGKAFSYLQPFQKHESNHSIEKSYKCKECGKSFRYRQSVRKHERTHTGEKPYQCKQCGKAFRYHQTFQTHERTHTGEKPYECKQCGKALSCPSSFRSHERTHTGEKPYECKKCSKAFSCPSSLRKHERTHTGEKPYDCKECGKAFISLGSFQRHMITHTGVGPYKCKECGKAFNCPSSYRIHERSHTGEKPYECKQCGRAFSCSSSFRTHERTHTGEKPYQCKECGKAFHWLTTFQVHVRTHTGEKPYECKQCGKTFSSPLGLQIHERTHTGEKPYKCEKCGKAFVSLTSFRRHMMTHTGDGPYKCKECGKAFNCPSSFRIHERTHTGEKPYECKICGKAFSCSLCSSTXKNSYWRETL; encoded by the exons ATGTTTTAGGACCCAGTGGCCTTTGAGGATGTGGCTGTGAACTTTACCTTGGAGGAGTGGGCTCTGCTGGGGCCTTCACAGAAGAAACTCTACAGAGATGTGATGCGGGAAACCTTGAGGAACCTGGCCTCAATAG GGGAAAAATGGGAAGACCGTAACACTGAAGATCAGTACAAAAACCAGGGAATAAATCTGAG aagccGTACATTACGGAGATGCTGTGAAAGTGAAGAAGGTAGTCAGTGTGGCGAAAATATCAGCCTTATTCCAAATCTTAATCTGAACAAGAATTCTACTGCAGTAAAACCATGGGAGTGCAGTGTGTGTGGAAAAGTCCTCATGAGTCGTTCATCCTTTAATAGGCACGTTAGATCTCACACTGCACCCAAACCATCCAGGTACCAGGAATGTGGAAAGAAGCCTTATAAATGTAAGGtatgtggaaaagccttcagtTATCTCCAGCCTTTTCAGAAACATGAAAGTAATCATAGTATAGAGAAATCCtataaatgtaaggaatgtgggaaatcATTTAGATATCGCCAATCTGTTCGAAAACATGAACGGActcacactggagaaaaaccctatcAATGTAAacaatgtgggaaagcctttcgATATCATCAAACctttcaaacacatgaaagaactcacacaggggagaaaccctatgaatgtaagcaATGCGGTAAAGCCCTCAGTTGTCCAAGTTCCTTTCGAAGTCATGAAAGGACTCAtactggagaaaaaccctatgaatgtaaaaaGTGTAGTAAAGCCTTCAGTTGTCCCAGTTCTCTTCGAAAACACGAGAGAactcatacaggagagaaaccttatgactgtaaggaatgtgggaaagccttcatttctcttggaagcTTTCAAAGACACATGATAACACATACTGGAGTTGGAccttataaatgtaaagaatgtggaAAAGCATTCAATTGTCCCAGTTCATATAGAATACATGAAAGATctcacactggagaaaaaccctatgaatgtaaacaGTGTGGTAGAGCCTTCAGTTGTTCCAGTTCCTTTCGAACACATGAaagaactcacactggagagaaaccttatcaatgtaaggaatgtggaaaagccttccaTTGGCTCACCACTTTTCAAGTCCATGTGAGAACTCACACTGGTGAAAAACCCTAT GAATGTAAGCaatgtgggaaaaccttcagTTCTCCTTTAGGTttgcaaatacatgaaagaactcacactggagagaaaccctataaatgtGAGAAATGTGGGAAAGCATTTGTTTCTCTCACAAGCTTTCGAAGACACATGATGACGCACACTGGAGATGGACCTtataaatgtaaggaatgtgggaaagcatTTAATTGTCCCAGTTCATTTCGAATACATGAAAGaactcacacaggagagaaaccctatgaatgtaaaatATGTGGTAAAGCCTTCAGTTGTTCC TTATGTTCAAGTACATGAAAGaactcatactggagagaaaccctatga